A DNA window from Borrelia sp. HM contains the following coding sequences:
- the recB gene encoding exodeoxyribonuclease V subunit beta, translating to MTKIIDKIKDNEKILIEASAGTGKTYTLENTITNLLTNKMYSPSEILVLTFTKKATEEMLIRILKSIETEYQNSKPNQYLQTIYEQSNKIFISTINKFALHSLNNFQIETENFSRYSVKTNFKSEIDEIVYEFLRKANSLKKELQIKEYEFEIFKSKFKNTKDMAQYMRQAYKRNKTKELGDWIKKQTIFEKILINKNRLIHNYNLIIKALNEMTMQEKRTFLNKHNQGVKISTIKYNYEKDIVKITDILIHNKFFYKIIESNLQKNATLSDKELKIKNDLIELSNETNTYQEDESKLKKYIRLKVEYKILQYIEKELANTIHLTNTIDQKHIMLHFKQYLESYNSKLLNSIKNKYKIILIDEAQDLDIIQIEIFELLNSCGIKVVFIADPKQIIYTFRNADISFYNQKIKDKIKNDARITLLTNHRSNKELVEPLNIMFDNIYNKTFTDEIERIEFKKAITNPNNDENKIFVNDQKIKAINIIEIEEDRNILQKTALTIKYLITNGKIYDNNQLRQITESDIKVLCRTSKEIYLIDKELKKQDIKTNFKIEELLFKTKEFNEVFYLIKCLDRKQNFQTLNYILTSKIINMPWVLYLSLIERNEIKYIEEAIIEIIHLLENQEITLIKAIDNIVSNKELWVSLAKNLNNPTFIEFAQSKKSYKETLIVEKKFESLKNYQTSLDFISKIYYEEKNIESLIYTLESLIINENIDQQDEDQNIIQESKSIEIMTIHKSKGLSLNIVFLIGDTQNNDNILKKSDPFYKFCLDNKTEYDFLKLKKNQQFAKQKTFNEEKNIFYVGTTRSRFSLFIINQGTIINKILELAEIKVIDGINLDFNVYNLIKMHPFNKLETNITKDTKLSPPTPINKNLFIKEYTHSYTSLASIYKSNYYAKNKEIRSDETFYDETYYNDHTLTEETLPRGKDIGNILHAIMKDINFNDAKNNLNNFQKINISLVQKKIEHFNPKLNTPKIQEILTNMIYNMLNTQIKFINARLCDIQEVQKEMEFLIKINTKIYKQKSLFNYQNKLDLTLNNGYIKGIIDLIFKINNKIYILDYKTNYLGKNLKDYNTMRLKKTIKQEQYDLQYKIYSLGIKKIFFKTTEEYNNNFGGVIYLFTRAFQNITKEQSKTQNGIYTNIPKFKELDLEQIHLQFNH from the coding sequence ATGACAAAAATAATAGATAAAATTAAAGATAATGAAAAAATATTAATTGAAGCTTCAGCAGGAACTGGAAAAACCTATACACTTGAAAATACTATTACTAACCTACTCACAAACAAAATGTATTCTCCAAGTGAAATCTTGGTACTAACATTTACAAAAAAAGCAACAGAAGAGATGCTAATTCGAATATTAAAATCAATTGAAACTGAATATCAAAATTCAAAACCAAATCAATATCTACAAACAATCTATGAGCAATCAAATAAAATTTTTATTTCAACAATAAATAAATTTGCACTACACTCTTTAAACAATTTTCAAATAGAGACAGAAAATTTTTCCAGATATAGTGTAAAAACAAACTTCAAATCAGAGATAGATGAAATAGTTTATGAGTTTTTAAGAAAAGCAAACTCATTAAAAAAAGAATTACAAATTAAAGAGTATGAATTTGAAATCTTTAAATCCAAATTTAAAAATACAAAAGATATGGCTCAATATATGAGACAAGCATATAAAAGAAATAAAACAAAAGAACTTGGAGATTGGATAAAAAAACAAACAATTTTTGAAAAAATCCTCATAAATAAGAATAGATTAATTCATAATTACAATTTAATTATCAAAGCATTAAACGAAATGACTATGCAAGAAAAAAGAACTTTCCTCAATAAACATAACCAAGGAGTGAAAATATCAACTATAAAATATAATTATGAAAAAGATATAGTAAAAATAACAGACATACTGATACACAATAAATTTTTCTATAAAATAATAGAATCTAATCTTCAAAAGAATGCTACTCTATCAGATAAAGAACTAAAGATAAAAAATGATTTAATAGAACTTAGCAATGAAACAAACACATATCAAGAAGATGAAAGTAAACTTAAGAAATATATTAGACTAAAAGTAGAATATAAGATACTTCAATATATAGAAAAAGAACTTGCAAATACTATTCATTTAACAAACACAATAGACCAAAAACATATAATGCTACATTTTAAACAATACCTAGAATCTTATAATAGCAAACTATTAAATTCAATAAAAAATAAATATAAAATAATATTAATAGACGAAGCACAAGATTTAGACATCATACAAATAGAAATATTTGAACTGCTTAATTCTTGTGGCATAAAAGTAGTATTTATTGCCGATCCAAAGCAAATAATTTATACATTTAGAAATGCTGATATATCGTTTTACAATCAAAAAATAAAAGATAAAATAAAAAATGATGCAAGAATAACTTTGCTAACAAATCATAGATCAAATAAAGAATTAGTTGAACCTTTAAATATTATGTTTGATAATATCTATAATAAAACATTTACAGATGAAATAGAACGAATAGAATTCAAAAAGGCAATAACAAATCCCAATAATGATGAAAATAAAATTTTTGTAAATGATCAAAAGATAAAAGCAATAAATATAATTGAAATTGAAGAAGATAGAAATATCTTACAAAAGACAGCACTAACAATAAAATACCTGATAACAAATGGAAAAATTTATGATAATAATCAACTTAGACAAATTACAGAATCAGACATCAAAGTGCTTTGTAGAACTAGCAAAGAAATATATTTAATAGACAAAGAACTTAAAAAGCAAGATATAAAAACAAATTTTAAGATCGAAGAATTATTATTTAAAACAAAAGAGTTTAATGAAGTATTTTATCTGATCAAATGTCTAGATAGGAAACAAAATTTTCAAACTCTAAATTATATATTAACCAGCAAAATAATAAACATGCCATGGGTATTATATCTAAGCTTAATTGAAAGAAATGAAATAAAATATATAGAAGAAGCTATTATTGAAATCATACATTTACTTGAAAATCAAGAAATAACACTAATCAAAGCAATAGATAATATTGTCTCAAATAAAGAGTTATGGGTCAGTTTAGCAAAAAATCTTAATAATCCTACATTTATTGAATTTGCACAATCAAAAAAAAGCTACAAAGAAACTCTAATAGTTGAAAAAAAATTTGAATCACTTAAAAATTATCAAACAAGCCTAGATTTTATATCTAAAATTTATTATGAAGAAAAAAATATAGAATCATTAATATACACTCTAGAAAGCCTAATAATTAATGAAAATATTGACCAACAAGATGAAGATCAAAATATAATTCAAGAAAGTAAATCTATAGAAATAATGACAATTCATAAATCAAAAGGACTAAGTCTTAATATTGTATTCTTAATAGGTGATACACAAAACAATGATAATATACTAAAAAAATCTGATCCATTTTATAAGTTTTGCTTAGACAATAAGACAGAATATGACTTTTTAAAATTAAAAAAAAATCAACAATTTGCCAAACAAAAAACCTTCAATGAGGAGAAAAACATTTTTTATGTAGGAACAACACGATCTAGATTTTCTCTATTTATTATCAATCAAGGAACAATAATCAACAAAATATTAGAATTAGCAGAAATAAAAGTAATTGATGGAATAAATCTAGATTTTAATGTATACAACCTTATTAAAATGCATCCCTTTAATAAATTAGAAACAAATATTACAAAAGACACAAAATTGAGCCCACCAACACCAATCAACAAAAACCTGTTTATAAAAGAATATACACACAGCTATACAAGCCTTGCGTCAATTTATAAATCCAATTATTATGCCAAAAATAAAGAAATTAGAAGTGATGAGACTTTTTATGATGAGACTTATTATAATGATCATACTCTTACTGAAGAAACACTTCCAAGGGGTAAAGATATCGGGAATATTTTACATGCCATAATGAAAGATATAAATTTCAACGACGCAAAAAATAATTTAAACAACTTTCAAAAAATCAACATCTCCCTTGTACAAAAAAAAATAGAACATTTTAATCCAAAATTAAATACACCAAAAATACAAGAAATACTAACAAATATGATCTACAACATGCTAAATACTCAAATTAAATTTATCAATGCAAGATTATGTGACATTCAAGAAGTGCAAAAAGAAATGGAATTTTTAATCAAAATAAATACAAAAATCTACAAACAAAAGTCTCTCTTTAATTATCAAAACAAATTAGATTTGACATTAAATAATGGCTATATAAAAGGAATCATTGACCTTATATTTAAGATAAATAATAAAATTTATATTCTAGACTATAAAACAAATTACCTTGGAAAAAACTTAAAAGATTACAATACAATGAGATTAAAAAAAACGATCAAACAAGAACAGTATGATTTACAATACAAAATTTACTCACTAGGCATAAAAAAAATATTCTTTAAGACTACAGAAGAATATAACAATAATTTTGGAGGGGTAATATACCTCTTTACAAGAGCATTTCAAAATATTACTAAAGAACAATCTAAAACTCAAAATGGGATTTATACTAATATACCAAAATTTAAAGAATTAGATTTAGAACAAATACATTTACAATTCAACCATTAA
- the rnmV gene encoding ribonuclease M5, whose protein sequence is MELNLKQIKEIIVVEGKNDAKRIKELFKCTIVETGGLYLKQETINILKKAIETNGIIIFTDSDKAGNLIRKNILKKVGCSNQDKIKHAHLKNIDKEVEMSSKLEIISIIKEIGTFYNEQHKESLSLNDLIELGIIGKHSKHKREQIQKQLKLGSGNNKKFLERLNYFNIKREEIEKIISNK, encoded by the coding sequence TTGGAATTAAATCTGAAGCAAATAAAAGAAATAATTGTAGTTGAAGGGAAAAATGATGCTAAGAGAATAAAAGAACTATTTAAGTGTACTATAGTTGAAACTGGTGGATTGTATCTTAAACAAGAAACTATTAATATTTTAAAAAAAGCAATAGAAACAAATGGAATAATTATTTTTACTGACAGTGACAAGGCAGGAAACCTAATTAGGAAAAATATTCTTAAAAAAGTCGGCTGTTCAAATCAAGATAAGATTAAACATGCCCATCTTAAAAATATTGATAAAGAAGTAGAAATGTCTTCTAAACTTGAAATAATAAGCATTATTAAAGAAATAGGTACTTTTTACAATGAACAACACAAGGAAAGTTTAAGTTTAAATGATTTAATAGAACTTGGCATCATAGGAAAACACTCTAAACATAAAAGAGAACAAATACAAAAACAATTAAAACTGGGAAGTGGAAATAATAAAAAATTTCTTGAAAGATTAAACTACTTCAATATAAAACGAGAAGAAATTGAAAAAATAATTTCAAATAAGTAA
- the pfkB gene encoding 1-phosphofructokinase has product MIYTLTLNPSIDYKMIVDRFQEGCLNNIVSHNFLAGGKGINVSSVLKNFRMESVIFGFLGGFTGDFIKSTLDLMQIKHDFVSISCNTRINIKIMSDGKETEINGNSPDILKSDFQSLIFKLKKLDKGILIMSGSVPSSLGYSAYNEIAENLSKNIQLIIDTSGIALQKIVYLNPFLIKPNIKELEELLGNNLNSSKELIDAGYKIMDMGVQNLIVSMGSDGAFFMNNKNIFMASVPKINAKSTIGAGDSVIAGFIYTYMKGGSFCDSFRFGVASGTATALKGQLCNLDDVNAILDKVEIKYL; this is encoded by the coding sequence TTGATATATACTCTTACTCTTAATCCTTCAATTGATTATAAGATGATTGTAGATAGATTTCAAGAAGGATGTCTTAATAATATTGTTAGTCATAATTTTTTGGCTGGTGGTAAAGGTATAAATGTCAGTAGTGTGCTTAAGAATTTTAGAATGGAAAGTGTTATTTTTGGATTTTTGGGTGGATTTACGGGTGATTTTATAAAATCCACTCTTGATTTAATGCAAATAAAGCATGATTTTGTTAGTATATCTTGTAATACTAGAATAAATATTAAAATTATGTCAGATGGAAAAGAGACAGAAATTAATGGCAATTCACCTGATATTTTGAAGAGTGATTTTCAGTCTTTAATTTTCAAATTGAAAAAATTAGATAAAGGCATATTAATTATGTCTGGTAGCGTTCCAAGCTCGCTTGGATATAGTGCTTATAATGAAATAGCTGAAAATCTTTCAAAAAACATTCAGTTGATTATTGATACTAGTGGTATTGCATTGCAAAAAATTGTATATCTTAATCCTTTTTTAATCAAGCCAAATATTAAGGAACTTGAAGAACTTTTAGGTAATAATTTAAATTCTAGCAAGGAATTAATTGATGCTGGATATAAGATTATGGACATGGGTGTTCAAAATCTTATAGTTTCAATGGGAAGCGATGGGGCTTTTTTTATGAATAATAAAAATATTTTTATGGCTAGTGTTCCTAAAATTAATGCAAAAAGTACTATTGGTGCAGGAGATTCTGTTATTGCTGGATTTATATATACATATATGAAAGGAGGTTCTTTTTGTGACTCTTTTAGATTTGGAGTTGCATCAGGTACAGCAACGGCGCTTAAAGGTCAACTTTGTAATCTTGATGATGTTAATGCTATTCTTGATAAGGTGGAAATTAAATATCTTTAA
- the recD gene encoding exodeoxyribonuclease V subunit alpha, translated as MRNYLVLREFLKDHKMNYLGPELKIHEIIETLNINIANYYKAYLLTKNIQNEQSKELAIFLIFLFNYLSKGHLRANIHLLIKDIQKTIEYTRLELDKENQSYQKSIDILEELAQFTKPTKMNSMIALLKENNIMANYNQNEKITTPLILENNIHIYTQKNFREEEELIQKIDQRLKDYKSKISDQRIQDIITKLNTKGLSEEQINSVKKSLKSNFFILSGGPGTGKTTTINYILKAIDIHLNIKQKVALIAPTGKASQKLKSSLKESFKNIETEHSTIQKLLKISFISKVNKYDEANFLDFEIIIIDEASMIDASTFLKLLKAIKINTKLIITGDKNQLPSIAGGNVYASLMKIKDISDENVEILKKNFRSNDEINLLAKAIYKEDTNLIDLQLNANKNIILKDIDKVNIEHELLNYRKNLYKDISNFDLNSLKDQEVESIINTLLNNTILCSKNFGRFGTKKINEIIKLDLKKVYGDLIGQIILITQNDYKNNLFNGERGIIFRENSKIYALFKKEDEKYTKINLNLLDKYEISFATTIHKSQGSEYQHVQIILEDHPFLTKELLYTAITRAKESIEIISSKNIIKNVSLKKVERDSKILDYINALSH; from the coding sequence ATGAGAAATTATTTAGTGTTAAGGGAATTTTTAAAAGATCATAAAATGAATTATTTAGGTCCAGAACTTAAAATCCATGAAATAATTGAAACTTTAAACATAAACATAGCAAACTACTACAAAGCATACTTACTTACAAAAAACATACAAAATGAACAGTCGAAAGAACTTGCTATTTTTTTAATATTTTTATTTAATTATCTTTCTAAAGGACATTTAAGAGCCAACATTCATCTACTAATAAAAGATATTCAAAAAACAATTGAATATACTCGCTTGGAATTAGACAAAGAAAATCAATCTTATCAAAAATCAATAGATATACTAGAAGAACTTGCACAATTTACAAAACCAACAAAAATGAATTCCATGATCGCACTTTTAAAAGAAAATAATATCATGGCAAATTACAATCAAAATGAAAAAATCACAACTCCTTTAATATTAGAAAATAATATACATATCTATACCCAAAAAAATTTCAGAGAAGAAGAAGAACTAATACAAAAAATAGATCAAAGACTTAAAGACTATAAAAGTAAAATAAGTGATCAAAGAATACAAGATATTATAACCAAATTAAACACCAAAGGACTAAGTGAAGAACAGATTAATTCAGTCAAAAAATCTCTCAAAAGTAACTTTTTTATACTAAGTGGAGGCCCTGGAACAGGAAAAACAACAACTATCAATTATATTTTAAAGGCAATAGATATTCACTTGAACATTAAGCAAAAAGTAGCTCTTATAGCCCCAACAGGAAAAGCAAGTCAAAAATTAAAGTCAAGTTTAAAGGAATCATTTAAAAATATTGAAACAGAACATAGTACAATACAAAAATTACTAAAAATCTCATTTATTAGCAAAGTCAACAAATACGATGAAGCCAATTTTCTAGATTTTGAAATAATAATAATTGATGAAGCATCTATGATAGATGCAAGTACTTTTTTAAAATTGTTAAAGGCAATCAAAATAAACACAAAACTTATCATAACAGGAGATAAGAATCAACTTCCTTCAATAGCTGGAGGAAATGTATATGCAAGCCTTATGAAAATAAAAGATATAAGTGATGAAAATGTAGAAATACTTAAAAAAAATTTTAGAAGTAACGATGAGATAAATTTATTAGCAAAAGCAATCTATAAAGAAGATACGAATTTAATTGATCTTCAACTTAATGCTAACAAAAATATAATTTTAAAAGATATAGATAAAGTAAATATTGAACACGAACTATTAAACTACAGAAAAAACTTATATAAAGATATATCTAACTTCGATCTTAATTCATTAAAAGATCAAGAAGTCGAATCAATAATAAATACTCTACTTAATAATACAATTTTATGTTCAAAAAATTTTGGAAGATTTGGAACAAAAAAAATTAATGAAATAATAAAATTGGATTTAAAAAAAGTATATGGCGATTTAATTGGACAAATAATTTTAATTACTCAAAATGACTATAAGAATAATCTATTTAATGGAGAAAGAGGTATTATTTTTAGAGAAAATTCTAAAATTTATGCTCTATTTAAAAAAGAGGACGAAAAATATACAAAAATAAATCTTAATTTACTTGATAAATATGAAATTAGTTTTGCAACAACAATACATAAAAGCCAAGGTTCTGAATATCAGCATGTACAAATAATACTAGAAGACCATCCGTTCTTAACAAAAGAACTACTCTATACTGCAATAACAAGAGCTAAAGAAAGTATAGAAATAATATCAAGCAAAAATATTATTAAAAATGTTAGTCTAAAAAAAGTAGAAAGAGATTCAAAGATTTTAGATTACATAAATGCATTGAGTCATTAA
- a CDS encoding M18 family aminopeptidase codes for MMYDQTLDISHLQNLLDKSLTPYHVVTYIEQKLVYYLNAKELKLDNKWSLETGFYYVKKEGTSLIAFNINTNNVHEPFLIATAHSDSPSLKLKIESIKKTNNVFSNHIEVYGSPIISTWTDRDLSLAGFVYFNKDGIINSELITIENIGIIPNVAIHLNRKANEGFAYDAHEHIIIITSLQKSIKEKILEKLQISEKDFLSCDLIFTASEQAKIIGSEGEFLASKNLDNKAGCHAIMNAFVHTNHNRNKVIVFFDNEEIGSLTSRGANSKLLTEVLERIDHALNLEKEEHLIKLNKSFNISMDGAHGTHPGYIEKHDPNYQIALGKGITIKSNANFKYATTANGYAKLKLLAMKNNIKTQEIIMKANTNSGTTIGPIANSQTGIETIDIGIPMWGMHSLRETIAISDHIEAIKLIRVFFENWN; via the coding sequence ATAATGTATGACCAAACACTAGATATATCGCATTTACAAAACTTACTAGATAAAAGTCTAACTCCATACCATGTAGTAACCTATATTGAACAAAAACTAGTGTATTATCTCAATGCAAAAGAACTCAAACTTGATAATAAATGGTCATTAGAAACGGGATTTTACTATGTAAAAAAAGAAGGTACAAGTCTCATTGCATTTAACATTAACACTAACAATGTACACGAACCATTCCTAATAGCAACAGCACACTCTGATAGTCCTAGCTTAAAACTTAAAATAGAATCTATCAAGAAAACAAATAATGTATTTTCTAACCATATAGAAGTCTATGGTAGCCCAATCATTTCAACATGGACTGATAGAGATTTAAGCCTAGCAGGATTTGTATACTTTAATAAAGATGGAATAATTAACTCAGAACTAATAACAATTGAAAATATTGGAATTATACCAAATGTAGCCATTCATCTAAACCGAAAAGCAAATGAAGGATTTGCATACGATGCTCACGAACACATTATAATCATTACAAGTCTCCAAAAAAGCATTAAAGAAAAAATTTTAGAAAAGCTGCAAATATCTGAAAAAGATTTTCTATCATGTGATTTAATATTCACAGCATCTGAACAGGCAAAAATTATAGGTAGTGAAGGCGAATTTTTGGCATCTAAAAATCTTGACAATAAAGCAGGATGTCACGCAATCATGAATGCATTTGTTCACACGAATCATAATAGAAATAAAGTAATTGTATTTTTTGACAATGAAGAGATTGGATCTTTAACTTCTAGAGGGGCTAACTCCAAACTATTAACAGAAGTATTAGAAAGAATTGATCATGCTTTAAATCTAGAAAAAGAAGAACACTTAATCAAACTAAATAAATCATTCAACATTTCAATGGATGGTGCACATGGGACTCATCCAGGATATATAGAAAAACATGACCCAAATTATCAAATCGCTCTAGGCAAAGGCATCACTATTAAAAGTAATGCTAACTTCAAATATGCAACAACAGCAAATGGATATGCAAAACTTAAATTACTAGCTATGAAGAATAATATTAAAACTCAAGAAATAATAATGAAAGCAAATACCAATTCTGGCACTACAATTGGTCCAATTGCAAATTCACAAACAGGTATTGAAACAATAGATATTGGAATACCAATGTGGGGAATGCACTCTTTAAGAGAAACTATTGCAATATCAGATCATATAGAAGCAATAAAACTTATTAGAGTATTTTTTGAAAATTGGAATTAA
- a CDS encoding fructose-specific PTS transporter subunit EIIC codes for MKDLFSNKLIILNYKGKSKDDVIEKMTDMLNENGYLTNKEAFIKEIKKREAISGTGLEEHIAMPHAKGNFVKKHGIAILRVEGEGFDFSASDSKASKLFFMMAVPENITGNEHIKIISNLNKIFNDGALRQEIMTINDTNRFLEIILNSNTDIKINENSFKNFILAVTACPTGIAHTYMAADSLKRAAAELNVEIKIETNGSSGIDNLLNNEDIKRAKGIIIAAGKTVDKERFNGKLLIEVGVKEGIHKAKELIQNIIENKAKIYTSNEVKEKNEKYNQTGNAYKHLMNGVSFMLPFVVSGGIIIAISFMFGIQAFDPNDPSYNKIADILMYIGGNNAFFLMIPILAGYISFSIAERPGLTPGMITGLMMSKGNAGFLGGIIAGFLSGYITLAIKSISKKIIPVKISSINPVLTYPFFSVLISGFLTYSLLTPIAYINTSITNILNSLSGINMALLGALLGGMMAIDMGGPINKAAYAFGIAMITAKNYIPHASIMLGGMTPPLGVALATSIFKNKFSQEEKEAGKICYILGACFITEGVIPLAAADPFKIIPACIIGSSIGGFLSAFFEVKLMAPHGGIFILPIVINPLMWIISILIGTLITGILIGILY; via the coding sequence ATGAAAGATTTATTTTCTAATAAATTAATCATATTAAATTATAAAGGCAAGAGTAAAGATGATGTTATTGAAAAAATGACCGATATGCTTAATGAAAATGGATATTTAACAAACAAAGAAGCCTTTATCAAAGAGATTAAAAAAAGAGAGGCAATAAGCGGAACAGGACTTGAGGAACATATTGCAATGCCACATGCAAAAGGTAATTTTGTTAAAAAACATGGAATAGCTATATTAAGAGTTGAAGGAGAAGGTTTTGATTTTAGCGCTTCTGACTCGAAAGCCTCAAAATTATTTTTCATGATGGCTGTTCCTGAAAATATTACAGGCAATGAGCATATTAAAATAATATCTAATCTTAATAAAATCTTTAACGATGGGGCTTTAAGACAAGAAATCATGACCATCAACGATACAAACAGATTTTTAGAAATTATTTTAAACAGCAATACAGATATAAAGATTAATGAAAATAGTTTCAAAAACTTCATTCTAGCAGTAACAGCCTGCCCCACAGGAATTGCCCATACATATATGGCAGCCGACAGCCTAAAACGAGCAGCAGCCGAACTAAACGTAGAAATCAAAATAGAAACTAATGGTTCTAGTGGAATTGATAATCTACTAAACAATGAAGATATAAAAAGAGCAAAAGGTATAATTATTGCAGCTGGAAAAACTGTTGATAAAGAAAGATTTAATGGCAAACTATTAATTGAAGTTGGAGTTAAAGAGGGAATACACAAAGCAAAAGAACTAATTCAAAATATTATTGAAAATAAAGCAAAGATTTATACTAGTAATGAAGTTAAAGAAAAAAATGAAAAATATAATCAAACAGGAAATGCATATAAACACTTAATGAATGGTGTATCCTTCATGCTTCCATTTGTAGTATCTGGAGGAATAATTATTGCAATATCATTCATGTTTGGCATTCAGGCTTTTGATCCAAATGATCCAAGTTATAATAAAATAGCTGATATTTTAATGTACATCGGAGGTAATAATGCTTTCTTCCTAATGATTCCAATACTTGCTGGATATATTTCATTTAGTATAGCAGAAAGACCTGGACTTACACCTGGAATGATTACAGGATTAATGATGAGCAAAGGAAACGCAGGTTTCTTAGGAGGGATCATAGCAGGATTTCTTTCCGGATATATAACTTTAGCAATCAAATCAATAAGTAAAAAAATAATACCAGTAAAAATAAGTAGTATAAACCCCGTTTTAACCTACCCTTTTTTCTCAGTACTAATATCAGGCTTTTTAACATATTCTTTACTAACACCAATTGCATATATTAACACATCAATAACAAATATATTAAATTCGCTAAGCGGGATAAATATGGCACTATTGGGTGCATTGCTTGGTGGAATGATGGCGATAGATATGGGTGGTCCTATAAATAAAGCAGCCTACGCATTTGGAATTGCAATGATAACTGCAAAAAACTATATCCCTCATGCAAGCATAATGTTAGGAGGAATGACACCTCCACTTGGAGTAGCACTTGCAACTAGTATCTTTAAGAATAAGTTTTCACAAGAAGAAAAAGAAGCTGGGAAAATTTGTTACATTTTAGGTGCATGTTTTATAACAGAAGGAGTAATCCCTTTAGCCGCTGCAGATCCTTTTAAAATAATACCTGCATGTATAATAGGATCATCTATTGGAGGTTTCCTATCTGCATTCTTCGAAGTAAAACTTATGGCCCCACATGGTGGTATTTTTATTCTCCCAATAGTAATTAACCCATTAATGTGGATAATATCTATCTTAATTGGAACCTTAATAACAGGCATATTAATAGGAATTCTATATTAA